One genomic window of Ziziphus jujuba cultivar Dongzao chromosome 4, ASM3175591v1 includes the following:
- the LOC107417338 gene encoding uncharacterized protein LOC107417338 encodes MAIEFCSEKSADIRVSPRISFSYDFCQSDIVVPAVSEEEQQHPPRSNSNIEFDFCVRESFELESSSADELFSDGKILPTEIKKKITTTTTATASSGSPGQQVVLDQQQEQVVVIPQPPLPPPPPPPPPPQAQAPDDDDDDDNNNNKSLKKDNEDDDKQSSKSFWRFKRSSSCGNGYGRRSLCPLPLLSRSNSTGSADSTPISKRSSSLSSKDVRHNSQRNLRLSSSLSSSSSSSSYQKPPLLKKSGHHHHHHHGSYTNGVSINPVLNVPPANLFGLGSIFSNGKEKGKKK; translated from the coding sequence atggcAATTGAATTCTGTTCAGAAAAATCTGCAGACATAAGGGTAAGTCCTAGAATTTCATTCTCTTATGATTTTTGCCAATCTGATATTGTTGTCCCAGCTGTTTCAGAAGAAGAACAACAACATCCTCCGAGATCAAATTCAAACATAGAATTTGATTTCTGCGTCCGAGAAAGTTTCGAGCTTGAATCTTCATCTGCCGATGAACTTTTCTCTGATGGGAAAATTCTTCCTACagaaatcaagaaaaaaattactacTACTACAACTGCTACAGCTTCCTCTGGTTCACCAGGACAACAAGTAGTATTGGATCAACAACAAGAACAAGTAGTTGTTATACCTCAACCTCCattgccaccaccaccaccaccaccaccaccaccacaagcTCAAGCtcctgatgatgatgatgatgatgataataacaacaacaagagCTTGAAGAAAGacaatgaagatgatgataaacagagttcaAAGTCATTTTGGAGGTTTAAACGAAGCAGTAGCTGTGGAAATGGCTATGGAAGAAGAAGCTTATGTCCTCTGCCTTTGTTATCTCGAAGCAATTCAACAGGTTCTGCAGATTCTACACCAATTTCCAAAcgttcatcatcattatcatccaAAGACGTTAGGCACAATTCCCAAAGAAATCTAAGGCTTTCATCATcactatcttcttcttcttcttcaagtaGTTATCAAAAACCTCCATTATTGAAGAAAAGtggccatcatcatcatcatcatcatggaTCTTATACAAATGGGGTCTCAATAAATCCTGTTTTGAATGTTCCACCAGCTAACCTTTTTGGTTTAGGTTCAATTTTCTCGAATGGGAAAGAAAAGGGCAAGAAAAAGTGA